One Nomascus leucogenys isolate Asia chromosome 22a, Asia_NLE_v1, whole genome shotgun sequence DNA segment encodes these proteins:
- the TEX44 gene encoding testis-expressed protein 44 — translation MALSGYPLGNVADSRSKDSPAGEPQGQVPLTADVLAVSSSVASTDWQDTDQASFKTATPGAISTSGDKDKGAVVPEHGQKTPRKITSLLPSQNPSPLQMSMSLQNPTWDRQVQDARTSQSLVVFPSHLLGRDKMSQMASVPEREPESAPSAPSAELQSTQHMEAQPVESDADHITAGANGQHGPQAASTTKAAEEKAEHPKAPHPEAEALPSDESPVAMGANVVDSLGDLQAWFFPPPPAGSVSLSPGPHEVALGRRPLDPSLYMASEENGYMHSMTSLLDRGEGSISFLADILVWSETTMDMAIATGFLDSGHSTVADLLHSSGPSLRSVPSLLGSVSSAFSSGLVSGTSSALRTITHVLETVEQRTVEGIRSAMRFLTSHLTPRRAQADPSYD, via the coding sequence ATGGCACTCTCGGGGTACCCCCTGGGCAACGTGGCTGACAGCAGGTCTAAGGACAGCCCAGCAGGAGAGCCCCAAGGTCAGGTCCCACTCACAGCAGATGTCTTGGCAGTGAGCAGCTCTGTCGCATCCACCGACTGGCAGGATACAGATCAGGCCTCCTTCAAGACGGCCACCCCCGGGGCCATATCAACATCTGGAGACAAAGACAAGGGTGCAGTTGTTCCAGAACACGGCCAGAAGACACCTAGAAAAATCACATCTCTGCTTCCCAGCCAAAACCCAAGTCCCCTGCAAATGTCTATGAGCCTTCAGAATCCAACGTGGGACAGGCAGGTTCAAGACGCAAGGACAAGTCAGAGTCTAGTGGTTTTCCCAAGTCACCTCCTGGGTAGGGACAAGATGTCACAAATGGCGAGTGTTCCTGAGAGAGAGCCGGAGTCAGCTCCCTCTGCCCCGAGTGCTGAGCTACAGTCCACCCAGCACATGGAGGCTCAGCCCGTCGAGAGTGATGCTGACCACATCACAGCAGGTGCCAATGGCCAGCATGGCCCTCAGGCTGCCAGCACCACCAAGGCTGCTGAGGAGAAAGCTGAGCATCCAAAGGCCCCACACCCTGAAGCTGAAGCTTTGCCATCCGACGAGTCCCCAGTGGCAATGGGGGCAAATGTGGTGGACAGCTTAGGAGACCTGCAGGCTTGGTTCTTCCCTCCACCTCCAGCAGGCAGTGTGTCCCTGTCGCCTGGCCCCCACGAGGTGGCCCTGGGGAGGAGGCCCCTGGACCCCAGCCTATACATGGCCAGTGAGGAGAACGGCTACATGCACTCCATGACCAGCCTGCTGGACAGGGGCGAGGGCTCCATCAGTTTCCTGGCAGACATCCTGGTGTGGTCCGAGACCACCATGGACATGGCCATAGCCACGGGCTTCTTGGATTCCGGCCACAGCACCGTGGCAGACCTGCTGCACAGCTCAGGGCCCAGCTTGCGCTCAGTCCCCAGCCTGCTGGGAAGCGTCAGCTCGGCCTTCTCCTCCGGGCTGGTGTCAGGGACCAGCTCAGCCCTGCGCACCATCACCCATGTGCTGGAGACAGTGGAGCAGAGGACTGTGGAGGGCATCCGCTCGGCCATGCGCTTCCTGACCAGCCACCTCACCCCACGCCGGGCCCAGGCTGACCCCAGCTATGATTAG